Proteins encoded by one window of Filimonas effusa:
- a CDS encoding AsmA family protein, giving the protein MLKKIIKITGISLLVLIALLFTLPFIFKGRIIRIVKTQINKNINAKVDFTNVTVSFFRRFPRVSVAIDNMNIVGLSPFRGDTLLSAKEANLALNLWSVIKGDEMQIHSVIVKQPRVFALVNKQGQANWNIMKPDTSTTAAADTATGSFRMQLQHYVINDGYIVYKDEQAGMSSEIQHLQHEGSGDFTADMFTLSTKTKADAVTFTYGGIPYLLNTTTSINADIQIEAAKMLFKFKTEDISVNDLKLQTNGSFQLLNDSTYKMDINFNAPSNDFKSILSLVPAVYKKDFDKIKTSGKATLKGFVKGTYTPVQIPSYSLELGIENGFFQYPDLPAPVQNIQLAMHISNPDGITDNTVVDIQKGHIEFGKDPFDFHLLLKQPMTNRYIDAGAKGKLDLAGVTQFVKLDAGTKLSGLVNADVQAKGDLAVVLAQKPGNFTASGFAEISRLYYASPAFPQPIQNTSARIVFTNPDGVPDHTTIQIPAAHIEVGKDAADLTLVLKTPASDPDFNVTAKGDLNLANIAQFYTFEPGTSLSGQLQANIACKGKKSAIDAKRYDAIQTSGSIHANNILYKSKDYPDGVALKTGDVTFNPARVAISNVAGSFMQTNFTAGGGFDNLFGYALKDEALKGSLQVKADKINLNKWMGLSNTTTDTTTTTTSEPFIVPSNLQLTLSANAGEVTYDKTTYSNVAGTLDIKDQAIQLKNVQMQALGGSLALNGSYATKEDKKKPAITLSYDVKDLDIQKTFYAFNTVQKLMPIGQFIAGKLSSQLTLKGRLGETMMPELGSLTGNGNLLLLQGVLSKFEPLSKLASTLNIADLRDLTLKDLKSQFELANGKVLVKPFNLQVKDIGMEIGGMHGIDQSIDYVINMKVPREKLGAKANQLVNTLASKASAQGISINPGDVINLKINLGGSITKPTISTDLKGATTSLAEDLKQQANNFAAEKKAAADSAVAAAKQAARDTLQSVKNKVIEDAGKALKEQLLGAKKDSTATKDSLSTRQKVEEAGKGLLKGILKKKQ; this is encoded by the coding sequence ATGCTTAAAAAAATTATAAAAATCACCGGCATAAGCCTGCTCGTATTGATAGCACTCTTGTTTACCCTGCCTTTTATATTCAAAGGAAGGATCATTCGTATAGTAAAAACACAGATCAATAAAAATATTAACGCAAAAGTGGACTTCACCAACGTAACCGTCTCCTTCTTCCGCCGCTTTCCACGCGTATCCGTAGCTATCGATAACATGAATATCGTAGGCCTGTCGCCATTCCGCGGCGATACCCTGCTAAGCGCAAAAGAAGCCAACCTTGCCCTTAACCTATGGAGTGTAATTAAGGGAGATGAAATGCAGATCCATTCCGTTATAGTAAAACAACCAAGGGTCTTCGCACTGGTCAATAAACAAGGACAGGCCAATTGGAATATCATGAAGCCCGACACCTCAACAACTGCAGCAGCCGACACCGCAACCGGTAGCTTCCGCATGCAGCTCCAACACTACGTTATAAACGATGGCTATATCGTTTATAAAGACGAACAGGCCGGTATGAGCAGCGAAATACAACACCTGCAACACGAAGGTAGCGGCGATTTCACAGCCGACATGTTTACCCTCAGCACCAAAACCAAAGCAGATGCCGTAACCTTTACCTATGGCGGCATCCCTTATCTGCTCAATACCACCACCAGCATAAACGCCGATATCCAAATAGAAGCAGCTAAAATGTTGTTTAAATTTAAAACAGAAGATATCAGCGTCAATGACCTGAAACTGCAGACAAACGGCTCCTTCCAGCTGCTAAACGATAGTACCTATAAAATGGACATCAACTTCAACGCCCCATCCAACGACTTCAAAAGTATCCTGTCATTGGTCCCCGCTGTCTATAAAAAAGATTTCGACAAAATCAAAACCAGCGGTAAAGCTACCCTGAAAGGATTCGTAAAAGGAACTTATACCCCTGTTCAAATACCCTCCTACTCCCTTGAACTAGGGATAGAAAATGGTTTCTTCCAATACCCCGACCTGCCCGCCCCCGTTCAGAATATCCAGTTGGCCATGCACATCAGCAATCCCGATGGTATCACCGACAATACAGTTGTTGATATTCAAAAAGGACATATTGAATTTGGAAAAGACCCGTTCGATTTTCACCTGCTCTTAAAACAACCCATGACTAACCGGTATATCGACGCAGGTGCAAAAGGTAAACTCGACCTCGCAGGCGTTACCCAATTCGTAAAACTCGACGCAGGTACCAAACTTTCGGGCCTCGTAAATGCCGACGTCCAGGCAAAAGGCGACCTTGCCGTAGTCTTGGCACAAAAACCCGGTAACTTCACCGCAAGTGGCTTCGCAGAAATAAGCAGGTTATACTACGCCTCACCCGCATTCCCGCAGCCAATTCAGAATACAAGCGCACGTATCGTCTTCACCAACCCCGATGGCGTCCCCGATCATACCACCATACAAATACCAGCAGCACACATCGAAGTAGGTAAAGATGCAGCAGACCTCACACTCGTGCTCAAAACACCGGCATCCGATCCCGATTTCAACGTAACGGCAAAAGGAGACCTCAACCTCGCTAACATTGCACAATTCTACACCTTTGAACCAGGCACTTCACTGTCAGGCCAGCTGCAGGCCAACATAGCATGCAAAGGAAAGAAATCAGCTATCGATGCCAAACGCTACGATGCCATACAAACCTCGGGTAGCATACACGCAAATAATATTTTATACAAATCCAAAGACTATCCCGATGGCGTAGCCCTCAAAACAGGTGATGTAACCTTTAACCCCGCACGCGTTGCCATAAGCAACGTAGCCGGCAGCTTCATGCAAACAAACTTTACCGCAGGCGGCGGATTCGATAACCTCTTTGGTTATGCCCTGAAAGACGAAGCACTGAAAGGAAGCCTCCAGGTTAAAGCCGATAAAATAAACCTTAACAAATGGATGGGCTTAAGCAACACCACAACCGACACCACCACCACAACAACATCCGAACCATTCATCGTGCCTTCCAACCTGCAGCTCACCCTCTCCGCCAACGCCGGTGAAGTCACTTACGACAAAACAACCTACTCCAACGTAGCAGGCACACTCGACATAAAAGACCAGGCTATACAACTGAAGAATGTGCAAATGCAGGCGCTGGGCGGTAGCCTCGCACTCAATGGCTCATATGCCACAAAAGAAGACAAAAAGAAACCGGCTATCACCCTCAGCTACGATGTAAAAGACCTCGACATCCAGAAAACTTTTTATGCCTTCAATACAGTGCAGAAACTGATGCCCATAGGCCAGTTCATAGCAGGAAAATTGAGCTCGCAGCTCACCTTAAAAGGACGGCTCGGAGAAACCATGATGCCCGAACTCGGCAGCCTTACAGGCAACGGTAACCTGCTGTTGCTCCAGGGCGTCTTAAGCAAATTCGAACCACTAAGCAAACTGGCATCAACACTTAACATCGCCGACCTCCGGGACCTTACCTTGAAAGATCTCAAAAGCCAGTTCGAACTGGCTAATGGTAAAGTGCTCGTAAAGCCCTTTAACCTGCAGGTAAAAGATATCGGGATGGAAATAGGCGGCATGCATGGCATCGACCAAAGCATCGACTATGTCATCAACATGAAGGTACCACGCGAAAAACTGGGAGCAAAAGCCAACCAGCTGGTCAACACCCTCGCATCAAAAGCCAGCGCACAGGGCATCAGCATTAACCCCGGCGATGTTATCAACCTCAAGATCAACCTCGGCGGCAGCATCACCAAACCCACCATCAGCACCGATCTTAAAGGAGCAACAACCAGCCTCGCAGAAGACCTCAAACAGCAGGCGAATAATTTTGCAGCAGAAAAGAAAGCCGCAGCCGACAGCGCCGTGGCAGCTGCAAAACAAGCCGCCAGGGATACACTCCAGTCAGTAAAGAATAAGGTGATAGAAGACGCAGGCAAAGCATTGAAAGAACAGTTGCTGGGAGCAAAAAAAGATAGCACCGCAACAAAAGACAGCTTAAGCACACGCCAGAAAGTAGAAGAAGCAGGTAAAGGCTTATTAAAAGGAATACTTAAAAAGAAACAATAA
- a CDS encoding DUF6526 family protein translates to MKTQNYKNHVRYYPPHHFMFYPIVLAMLIISIRNIMRNTANTNEWIMLTALVIMLTWLAFMTRQHYALMLQNRLVRLEMSFRYYVLTQSRLELLQPQLTFGQLAALRFASDEELPALVQRTLREQLTPDLIKQAIKNWRPDHMRV, encoded by the coding sequence ATGAAAACACAGAACTATAAAAACCACGTACGGTACTACCCGCCACATCACTTCATGTTTTACCCCATCGTGCTGGCTATGCTCATCATCAGCATTCGCAACATCATGCGCAATACGGCAAATACAAATGAATGGATAATGCTTACAGCCCTGGTAATAATGCTTACCTGGCTGGCATTCATGACACGCCAGCACTACGCGCTCATGTTACAAAACAGGCTGGTACGCCTGGAAATGTCTTTCAGGTATTATGTCTTAACACAGTCACGGCTCGAGCTGCTCCAGCCACAACTCACATTCGGACAATTGGCGGCACTTCGCTTCGCCAGCGACGAAGAACTGCCCGCACTCGTACAACGTACACTCCGGGAACAACTAACCCCCGATCTCATAAAACAGGCCATCAAAAACTGGCGCCCCGATCATATGAGGGTATAA
- a CDS encoding response regulator has product MKKFKNLDCVLLVDDDHLANFIHTKAIQKSQVDVHVQATESAQEALDFLTHGSKVECSTELPRPGIIFLDINMPGMSGWDFMEEYTKLSSDQKAKIVVIMLTTSLNPDDERRAIGNNDVIRFMNKPLRAEMMEEIAAQYFEECSKSPA; this is encoded by the coding sequence ATGAAAAAATTCAAAAACCTCGATTGTGTACTGTTAGTAGATGATGATCATCTGGCTAATTTCATTCACACAAAGGCTATACAGAAGTCGCAGGTGGATGTGCATGTTCAGGCGACGGAGTCTGCACAGGAGGCGCTTGACTTTCTTACCCATGGTTCGAAGGTTGAGTGTTCTACTGAGTTGCCTCGTCCGGGTATTATATTCCTTGATATCAACATGCCTGGCATGTCGGGCTGGGATTTTATGGAGGAGTATACCAAGTTATCATCGGATCAGAAGGCAAAGATCGTGGTGATCATGCTTACGACTTCGCTGAATCCTGATGATGAGCGCCGTGCTATTGGCAACAATGATGTGATCAGGTTTATGAATAAGCCGCTGCGTGCCGAGATGATGGAGGAGATAGCTGCGCAGTATTTCGAGGAGTGCTCGAAGAGTCCTGCTTAA
- a CDS encoding sensor histidine kinase has product MSLKTDERLYKRMFDEIEDYAIVSLDVNGRISNWNRGASLIKGYTSQEIIGQHFSIFYTPEDILKNKPAHLIKQAADEGKAKAEGWRMRKDGTRFWGSILITAVHDDDGSLIGFTKVTRDLTERMLAEQAAMKRMEELGRINRDLEQFVYIASHDLQEPLLTISNFIELIKAEYAEALEADAQASTYVNFIEEASLRLRSLIKGLLDYSRIGRQQLISEVDFNVLMETLKKDMRVSIEAADATITYTSLPVVRGFETELRQLMQNLISNALKFKKEGVSPVIEISAERRDNQWYFEVKDNGIGIDEKHRDKIFMIFQRLHNRAEFEGNGIGLAHCKKIVEMHQGQLSVKSTPGEGSTFYFTLNII; this is encoded by the coding sequence ATGTCCCTGAAAACCGACGAGCGTCTTTATAAAAGGATGTTCGATGAAATAGAAGATTATGCTATTGTGTCCCTTGATGTCAACGGGCGCATCTCGAACTGGAACCGAGGGGCCAGTTTGATCAAGGGCTATACGAGCCAGGAGATCATAGGTCAGCATTTCAGTATATTCTACACACCTGAGGACATTTTAAAGAATAAGCCAGCGCATTTAATAAAGCAGGCTGCTGATGAGGGGAAGGCTAAAGCCGAGGGATGGCGTATGCGTAAAGATGGTACGCGTTTCTGGGGGAGCATTCTTATTACGGCAGTGCATGATGATGACGGTTCGCTGATAGGTTTTACGAAGGTAACCCGTGATCTTACGGAGCGGATGTTAGCGGAGCAGGCTGCGATGAAGCGTATGGAGGAGCTTGGCCGTATTAACCGTGACCTGGAGCAGTTTGTTTATATCGCGTCGCATGATCTCCAGGAACCTTTGCTTACGATTTCCAATTTCATAGAGCTCATCAAGGCTGAATATGCCGAGGCGCTGGAGGCAGATGCGCAGGCTTCGACGTATGTTAATTTTATAGAGGAGGCTTCGTTAAGGCTTCGGAGTCTTATCAAGGGTTTGCTTGATTATTCGCGTATAGGCCGTCAGCAGCTTATATCGGAGGTTGATTTTAATGTGCTTATGGAGACGCTCAAGAAAGATATGCGGGTATCTATAGAGGCAGCCGATGCTACCATTACCTATACCAGTTTGCCCGTAGTGCGTGGTTTTGAGACGGAGCTTCGTCAACTGATGCAGAACCTGATAAGCAATGCGCTCAAGTTCAAAAAGGAAGGGGTGTCGCCGGTTATAGAGATCTCGGCAGAGCGAAGGGATAACCAATGGTATTTTGAGGTAAAGGACAATGGTATTGGTATTGATGAAAAGCACCGCGATAAGATATTTATGATCTTTCAACGGCTTCATAACAGGGCTGAATTTGAAGGGAATGGTATTGGTTTGGCTCATTGCAAGAAAATTGTGGAAATGCATCAGGGGCAATTGTCGGTAAAATCGACTCCAGGAGAAGGCAGTACCTTTTATTTTACACTTAATATTATATAA
- a CDS encoding DUF6265 family protein has protein sequence MTMLMNVVKYFCFLLPCCLFLMPGGASIFKVGGLPGDGVRISELKWLLGTWQQKKSNGAIYESWQQIDDSTFYGKSYYLKAADTMMLEVVSLEHRNGQLWYVATTMNQNDRKPVAFVMRSGTPSYLVFENPAHDFPTRITYRHLAADSLMAEISGRLDGKAMVRQFPMSRVVR, from the coding sequence ATGACAATGCTTATGAACGTGGTTAAATACTTCTGTTTTCTATTGCCTTGCTGCCTGTTTTTGATGCCGGGCGGGGCTTCGATATTCAAAGTGGGTGGTTTGCCTGGTGATGGCGTTCGTATAAGTGAGCTGAAGTGGTTGCTGGGAACCTGGCAGCAAAAGAAAAGCAACGGGGCTATTTACGAAAGCTGGCAGCAGATAGATGACAGTACTTTTTATGGCAAAAGTTATTACCTGAAGGCAGCGGATACGATGATGCTCGAGGTGGTGAGCCTGGAGCATCGTAATGGCCAGTTATGGTATGTGGCGACCACGATGAATCAAAACGACAGGAAGCCTGTTGCATTTGTTATGCGTTCCGGTACGCCATCGTACCTGGTTTTTGAGAACCCTGCGCATGATTTTCCTACCAGGATCACTTACAGGCATCTAGCGGCTGATTCGCTTATGGCGGAGATATCGGGGCGTTTGGATGGGAAGGCGATGGTGAGGCAGTTTCCGATGAGCCGGGTAGTGCGCTAG
- the ligD gene encoding DNA ligase D has product MTLTTYRKKRSFNQTPEPQGGKAGTKALHFVVQQHAASHLHYDFRLEMDGVLKSWAIPKGPSLNPQDKRLAMMVEDHPYDYRNFEGIIPKGNYGAGTVIVWDQGELEPLEPSGDKKKDEKALLQQLKAGSLKFSLHGTKLKGEFALVKLKNARENNAWLLIKHRDKYAKETDITKKNRSVISDKTLGQIAKTSDVIYEHGKLSKAKTNTTSKTTKKTAPPKKTAPKKTTSRNKKTVAAAKTTPGRKTTSRSAATPKAAVPKAATKATTPKTAAATTKPQQPLPVTGPKAAFPKTAKPMLAMLANKPFNAEGWLYEVKWDGYRALALSHKGKLELLSRNAKSFNDKFYPVYQAVKDWGIDAVVDGEICVLNEKGISHFGSLQNWRSEADGDLVYYVFDLLWLEGRNLMSLPLTQRRALLASRMPKDSIIRFSEAFESTATEFLEAATNLGMEGIMAKKADSEYIPGERTSSWIKIKAHKRHEVVIGGYTRNEDTPRPFSSLLVGIYDEEGHFVYTGKIGTGFNIAQQKEMLAQFNKLKRKTSPFEIVPDINKPSRFRPNPPEAKATWLKPQLVCEVSYTEVTTDGVMRHPSFEGMRTDKEAKKVVAEKAVAVSNLTKKEATKTEKMLKPVSKKGRKTLLNPTEETQVKTVNGNELSFTNLSKPYWPNDGYSKRDMLNYYYQVAPYILPYLVDRPQSLNRYPNGIKGGSFYQKDVTGKVPDWIQQFPYTTGEGEDKNFMVASNEASLLYMANLGVIEMNPWSSTIHYPDYPNWCLIDLDPSKSNTFDQVITVAQTVNEVLTEMKVKSYPKTSGSTGIHIYIPLGAQYTYDQSQLFAKMIAASVQQRLPEFTSIERMTRKRKGKLYIDYLQNRPQATLAAPYSLRPKPGATVSMPLHWEEVKKGLQLKDFNIQNAIARITSEGDIFRPVLGKGINLEKIINLK; this is encoded by the coding sequence ATGACACTCACAACCTATAGAAAGAAAAGGTCCTTTAACCAAACCCCGGAACCCCAGGGTGGCAAGGCCGGCACCAAAGCACTCCATTTCGTGGTACAGCAGCATGCTGCCAGCCACCTCCACTACGACTTCCGCCTCGAAATGGACGGCGTCCTGAAAAGCTGGGCCATACCTAAAGGCCCTTCATTGAACCCGCAAGACAAACGCCTCGCCATGATGGTCGAAGACCACCCCTACGATTACCGCAACTTCGAAGGCATCATCCCAAAAGGAAACTACGGCGCCGGAACCGTCATCGTATGGGACCAGGGTGAACTCGAACCGCTGGAACCATCAGGAGATAAGAAAAAAGATGAAAAAGCCCTCCTGCAACAACTCAAAGCCGGCTCATTGAAATTTAGCCTGCATGGCACCAAGCTCAAAGGTGAATTTGCACTGGTGAAATTGAAGAACGCCCGCGAAAACAACGCCTGGCTCCTCATCAAACACCGCGATAAGTATGCAAAAGAAACCGATATCACTAAAAAGAATAGATCCGTCATAAGCGACAAAACACTCGGGCAAATAGCAAAAACCAGCGATGTTATCTACGAACACGGGAAACTAAGCAAGGCCAAAACCAACACCACATCAAAAACAACTAAAAAAACAGCCCCCCCCAAAAAAACAGCTCCAAAGAAAACAACAAGCCGTAATAAAAAAACCGTTGCAGCTGCTAAAACTACTCCCGGCAGGAAAACCACCTCCCGGTCAGCAGCCACCCCAAAAGCAGCCGTACCCAAGGCTGCCACAAAAGCAACCACCCCAAAAACAGCCGCCGCAACAACAAAACCGCAACAGCCACTCCCGGTAACAGGCCCCAAAGCCGCTTTCCCCAAAACAGCCAAACCCATGCTGGCAATGCTCGCCAACAAACCCTTCAACGCAGAAGGCTGGCTCTACGAAGTGAAATGGGATGGCTACCGGGCACTGGCCCTTAGCCACAAAGGCAAACTCGAACTCTTATCACGCAACGCAAAGTCTTTTAACGATAAATTCTACCCCGTTTACCAGGCAGTAAAAGATTGGGGCATCGATGCAGTGGTCGATGGAGAGATCTGTGTGTTGAACGAAAAAGGCATCTCCCACTTCGGCTCCCTCCAGAACTGGCGAAGCGAAGCCGATGGCGACCTCGTCTACTACGTATTCGACCTGCTATGGCTCGAAGGGCGTAACCTTATGTCCCTGCCACTAACCCAACGCCGCGCACTATTGGCTTCACGTATGCCCAAAGACAGTATCATCAGGTTCAGCGAAGCCTTCGAAAGCACAGCCACGGAATTTCTCGAAGCCGCCACCAACCTCGGCATGGAAGGCATCATGGCCAAAAAAGCAGATAGCGAATACATCCCCGGAGAACGAACATCCAGCTGGATAAAGATCAAAGCACACAAACGCCACGAAGTAGTAATAGGAGGCTATACCCGGAATGAAGATACACCCAGGCCTTTCAGCTCCCTGCTCGTAGGCATATACGACGAAGAAGGACATTTTGTATATACCGGCAAAATAGGCACCGGCTTTAACATAGCACAGCAGAAAGAAATGCTGGCCCAATTCAATAAACTCAAACGCAAGACCTCCCCCTTCGAAATAGTACCCGATATCAACAAACCATCACGCTTCCGCCCCAATCCGCCCGAAGCAAAAGCAACCTGGCTCAAACCACAACTGGTTTGCGAAGTAAGTTATACCGAAGTGACCACAGACGGCGTCATGCGCCACCCCAGCTTCGAAGGCATGCGAACCGATAAAGAAGCAAAAAAAGTAGTAGCCGAAAAAGCTGTAGCCGTAAGCAACCTTACAAAAAAAGAAGCCACTAAAACAGAAAAAATGTTAAAGCCGGTATCTAAAAAAGGACGCAAAACTTTGTTGAACCCAACAGAGGAAACACAGGTCAAAACTGTCAATGGAAACGAGCTCAGCTTCACCAACTTAAGTAAACCATATTGGCCCAACGACGGCTACTCAAAAAGAGACATGCTCAACTATTACTACCAGGTAGCACCATATATCCTCCCCTACCTGGTAGATAGACCACAATCATTGAACCGTTACCCCAATGGCATCAAAGGCGGTAGCTTCTACCAGAAAGACGTAACAGGCAAAGTCCCCGATTGGATTCAGCAGTTTCCCTACACAACAGGCGAAGGTGAAGACAAAAACTTCATGGTAGCGTCCAACGAAGCTAGCCTCTTATATATGGCCAACCTCGGTGTAATAGAAATGAACCCATGGAGCAGCACTATCCATTATCCCGATTACCCCAACTGGTGCCTGATAGACCTTGATCCGTCCAAAAGCAACACCTTCGATCAGGTCATCACCGTTGCGCAAACAGTGAACGAAGTGCTGACGGAAATGAAGGTAAAAAGCTATCCGAAAACATCCGGCTCAACAGGCATCCATATATATATACCATTAGGCGCACAATACACCTACGATCAAAGTCAGCTGTTCGCAAAAATGATCGCCGCAAGCGTACAACAACGCCTGCCGGAATTCACCAGCATCGAACGCATGACACGCAAACGAAAAGGAAAGCTGTATATCGATTACCTGCAAAACCGCCCGCAGGCAACACTGGCAGCCCCCTATTCATTACGCCCAAAACCCGGGGCAACGGTCTCCATGCCCTTACACTGGGAAGAAGTGAAAAAAGGATTGCAGCTCAAAGACTTCAACATCCAAAACGCCATAGCACGCATAACATCCGAAGGCGACATCTTCCGCCCCGTATTAGGCAAAGGCATTAACCTTGAAAAAATTATTAACCTGAAATAA
- a CDS encoding DUF3606 domain-containing protein — protein sequence MSDNKAYTGKQDRIRISSKDPNEVEYVHRLFPSLTHEQIVEAIKRAGPLRQEVMKYLKELTKQ from the coding sequence ATGAGCGACAACAAAGCCTACACCGGCAAACAAGACCGCATCAGGATCAGCTCAAAAGATCCCAACGAAGTAGAATATGTACATCGCTTGTTCCCCAGCCTCACACATGAACAAATAGTGGAGGCCATCAAACGGGCCGGCCCGCTCCGCCAGGAAGTGATGAAATATCTCAAAGAACTAACGAAACAATAA
- a CDS encoding SMI1/KNR4 family protein, which translates to MKDIIRIKAEILGGFTQKPRPVHSDSEIEKFVAEVKQRMQVLPDADVIEFVTVYGGAAFKYEVFIPVTEKLDFLPVNAPLTTVIGWNSSPSILSYIDTYYKKERIAERFFPLFEGGAGDFIYYSLEKDTMGSIYYWHPEAGRAYKVLLSRSFLEFMGALYSHKTLSALAV; encoded by the coding sequence ATGAAGGATATAATAAGAATCAAAGCAGAGATCCTCGGAGGCTTCACACAAAAGCCACGGCCGGTACATTCCGATAGCGAAATAGAAAAGTTTGTCGCAGAAGTAAAACAACGCATGCAGGTATTACCCGATGCCGATGTTATTGAATTCGTCACCGTTTATGGTGGAGCAGCATTTAAATACGAAGTGTTTATCCCTGTAACGGAGAAGCTCGACTTCTTACCCGTAAACGCTCCGCTCACTACTGTCATCGGATGGAATTCATCACCTTCTATCCTCTCCTACATCGATACCTATTATAAAAAAGAACGTATCGCCGAACGCTTCTTCCCCCTCTTCGAAGGCGGCGCAGGCGACTTTATCTATTACTCCCTCGAAAAAGATACAATGGGATCTATCTACTACTGGCACCCCGAAGCAGGCCGTGCTTATAAAGTATTGCTGTCCCGCTCTTTCCTCGAATTTATGGGCGCACTATACAGCCACAAAACCTTATCGGCCCTGGCAGTCTAG